The Salinibaculum sp. SYNS191 genome has a window encoding:
- a CDS encoding aminopeptidase, with amino-acid sequence MSEVTKAVRVANRAVRTLLDVQQTDTVLVVTDESGMRENGAIVDAVVGTARDIGAETNLITIEDVPTGVEYVPEMVESAMGMADVLIGITKTTAASVIHNEVPEQLEAAGQLRRLYMVKRSFDALTSPNVLEADYEEMLALGTRIREFVEDKSRIEITSTAGTDVTASIEDAHWKQSSFAHEPGQMTGISWGEVNSAPVVGTMEGTAVIDGPILEYGWPSPPLELTIREGKVVDVSGDDSIAPRIQRLIEDNENAENIGEIAFSLNDHADLRETNIWKKGRGRLHIAIGNGTSYGQNVVSPVHEDLVMNVPTVVVDGETLIDEGEFVLGEND; translated from the coding sequence ATGAGTGAGGTTACCAAAGCAGTTCGCGTCGCCAACCGCGCCGTCCGCACACTGCTCGACGTACAGCAGACAGACACCGTGTTGGTCGTGACCGACGAATCCGGGATGCGAGAGAACGGGGCAATCGTCGACGCCGTGGTCGGCACCGCGCGGGACATCGGCGCGGAGACGAACCTCATCACTATCGAAGACGTCCCGACTGGCGTTGAGTACGTCCCGGAGATGGTGGAATCGGCAATGGGCATGGCCGACGTGCTCATCGGTATCACGAAGACGACAGCCGCGTCGGTCATCCACAACGAGGTGCCCGAGCAACTTGAAGCGGCGGGGCAACTCCGCCGGCTCTACATGGTCAAACGCTCCTTCGACGCGCTCACGAGTCCGAACGTACTGGAGGCCGACTACGAGGAGATGCTGGCGCTCGGCACCCGGATTCGGGAGTTCGTCGAAGACAAATCCCGCATCGAAATCACGAGCACCGCCGGGACGGACGTGACTGCGAGCATCGAGGACGCCCACTGGAAGCAGTCGAGTTTCGCCCACGAACCGGGACAGATGACCGGCATCAGTTGGGGTGAGGTCAACTCCGCGCCGGTGGTCGGGACGATGGAAGGCACAGCGGTCATCGACGGGCCGATTCTCGAATACGGCTGGCCCTCGCCGCCGCTCGAACTGACGATACGCGAGGGCAAGGTGGTCGACGTGAGTGGCGACGATTCCATCGCGCCGAGGATTCAACGGCTCATCGAGGACAACGAGAACGCCGAGAACATCGGTGAGATTGCATTCAGCCTGAACGACCACGCGGACCTGCGGGAGACGAACATCTGGAAGAAGGGTCGGGGTCGACTCCACATCGCTATCGGGAACGGCACGAGCTACGGGCAGAACGTGGTCTCGCCAGTCCACGAAGACCTCGTGATGAACGTCCCGACGGTCGTCGTCGACGGGGAGACGCTCATCGACGAGGGCGAGTTCGTCCTCGGAGAAAACGATTAG
- a CDS encoding carboxymuconolactone decarboxylase family protein encodes MDAREYTHDGIEEFFDSDLAYAAKYDALAGHVIRSDDGLSRKTRELILIALACAEDKVDPCADHIRDALNHGATDDEVVKTIQLAGLAGSAWGIKTGSEALKRVRNEQ; translated from the coding sequence ATGGACGCGCGCGAATATACTCACGACGGCATTGAGGAGTTCTTCGATAGCGACCTCGCCTACGCGGCAAAATACGACGCACTCGCGGGCCACGTTATCCGCTCGGACGACGGACTATCGCGCAAGACGCGCGAACTCATCCTCATCGCACTAGCGTGTGCCGAAGACAAAGTTGACCCCTGTGCCGATCACATCCGCGACGCGCTCAACCACGGCGCGACCGACGACGAAGTCGTCAAGACGATTCAACTCGCCGGTTTGGCCGGCAGCGCGTGGGGCATCAAGACAGGGTCGGAAGCTCTCAAGCGCGTCCGTAACGAGCAATGA
- a CDS encoding SDR family NAD(P)-dependent oxidoreductase codes for MNLDGHTALVTGSSRNIGAAIATRLAEAGADVGITARSDSEGCESTAEAVSKAGSEAAIALGDLSEPGDIEAVVASVREELGPIDILVNNASYRPLKPLLDVSLDDWEAVHDIDLRAQYLLAQEVLPDMLDAGWGSLVNINGITTFIGVENKTHVLANKAGIEGLTRGLAVEFGSDGVRANCLVLGVIDTDRDLENYEEGSSTIEKMAAASALGRQGQPEEIAETVCFLCSDASSFITGQTIHANGGLYPINRLTSLG; via the coding sequence ATGAATCTTGACGGCCACACCGCCCTCGTCACGGGGTCAAGCCGGAACATCGGGGCGGCAATCGCTACTCGGCTTGCGGAAGCCGGGGCCGACGTTGGCATCACCGCCCGGTCGGATAGCGAGGGCTGTGAGTCAACCGCCGAAGCAGTGAGTAAGGCGGGAAGCGAGGCCGCAATCGCGCTCGGTGACCTCTCCGAGCCCGGAGATATCGAAGCGGTCGTCGCCAGCGTTCGAGAGGAACTCGGCCCCATCGACATCCTCGTGAACAACGCATCCTACCGGCCTCTGAAACCACTTCTCGACGTGTCTCTCGATGATTGGGAGGCCGTCCACGACATCGACCTCCGGGCGCAGTACCTCCTCGCACAGGAAGTCCTGCCGGATATGCTCGACGCGGGATGGGGGTCTCTCGTCAACATTAACGGCATCACGACCTTTATTGGCGTCGAGAACAAGACCCACGTCCTCGCAAACAAGGCGGGTATTGAAGGACTGACGCGGGGCTTGGCTGTCGAGTTCGGCAGTGACGGCGTCCGGGCGAACTGTCTCGTTCTCGGCGTCATCGACACCGACAGGGACCTCGAAAACTACGAGGAAGGAAGTTCAACGATAGAGAAGATGGCGGCAGCGTCCGCGCTCGGCCGGCAGGGACAACCGGAAGAAATCGCTGAGACCGTCTGTTTTCTCTGTTCGGATGCCTCCTCCTTTATTACTGGGCAGACGATTCACGCCAACGGCGGCCTCTATCCGATTAACCGACTCACATCGCTCGGTTGA
- a CDS encoding sugar phosphate isomerase/epimerase family protein has product MPSYVLWGGTVWSRSIEERLEAANAGGFGELSLFPTDVREAVDAGTSVADIRALAAEYGVEITILDPYTKWVPEWTPPNPDDVPPLYDVDETEYLSLCDDLGVESLTALERWGREFDPEVAATHFGQFCDRAADHDLRVHLEFIPSTGIPDLETAWDIVRRADRDNGGIVFDTRHYFRGTPDDDLLRAIPGEKIFRVQVCDAPETVQGTLRGDSRQRLFPGDGDLDLVGVLGILDDIGGLSSVGIEVISDEFDDRPATELGEKAGESLRDLLTEAGIETV; this is encoded by the coding sequence ATGCCATCCTACGTTCTCTGGGGCGGGACTGTCTGGTCGCGGAGCATCGAGGAGCGTCTCGAAGCGGCGAACGCTGGCGGCTTTGGCGAACTCTCGCTGTTCCCGACGGACGTGCGGGAGGCAGTCGACGCCGGGACATCGGTCGCGGACATCCGCGCGCTCGCTGCCGAGTACGGAGTGGAAATCACCATCTTGGACCCCTACACGAAATGGGTGCCCGAGTGGACGCCACCGAACCCCGACGACGTACCGCCCCTGTACGACGTGGACGAGACCGAATATCTCTCGCTGTGTGACGACCTCGGCGTCGAATCGCTGACCGCGCTCGAACGGTGGGGACGGGAGTTCGACCCCGAGGTTGCCGCGACGCACTTCGGCCAATTCTGTGACCGCGCCGCCGACCACGACCTGCGCGTTCACTTGGAGTTCATCCCCTCGACTGGCATCCCCGACCTCGAAACGGCGTGGGACATCGTCAGGCGCGCCGACCGTGACAACGGCGGCATCGTCTTCGACACCCGCCACTACTTCCGCGGGACGCCCGACGACGACCTTCTCCGGGCGATTCCGGGCGAGAAGATTTTCCGCGTACAGGTGTGTGACGCACCCGAAACGGTGCAGGGGACGCTCCGGGGGGACTCGCGCCAGCGCCTCTTCCCAGGCGACGGTGACCTCGACCTCGTGGGCGTGCTGGGGATTCTCGACGACATCGGCGGCCTTAGCTCAGTTGGAATCGAAGTGATTTCCGACGAGTTCGACGACCGTCCTGCGACCGAACTGGGCGAAAAGGCCGGCGAGTCACTTCGTGACCTGCTCACGGAGGCAGGCATCGAGACAGTCTGA
- a CDS encoding enoyl-CoA hydratase/isomerase family protein → MTKAIAGVETSVYEHITYAVDGGVATLTLDRPDVYNAFTEAMIEELNDALGRTRRDDAVYALVLTGEGDGFCTGADVSTMPDWSAQSKAEYGAFLEKVQDVVRQLRSLGKPSVAAVNGPAIGAGCHFALACDVRYVAPDAYFTEGTVTVGLVPSDGGAWLLPKLIGESKAREYLLTGEKITPEDAEDLGLVSGVAEDVVGAAREFAETVTDKPAVAVQRTNRLVGAGTSFADHCERAIDYQWECVNDPEHEEAVAAMQEGRDPEYER, encoded by the coding sequence ATGACAAAGGCGATAGCGGGCGTGGAGACCAGCGTGTACGAACATATCACCTACGCCGTCGACGGCGGCGTCGCGACCCTGACCCTCGACAGACCGGACGTCTACAACGCGTTCACCGAGGCGATGATAGAGGAACTGAACGACGCGCTGGGGCGCACCAGGCGGGACGACGCGGTCTACGCGCTCGTGCTGACGGGCGAAGGCGACGGGTTCTGTACCGGTGCCGACGTGTCGACGATGCCCGACTGGTCCGCACAGTCCAAGGCGGAGTACGGGGCCTTCCTGGAGAAGGTCCAGGATGTGGTGCGACAGCTACGCTCGCTCGGGAAGCCGAGCGTCGCCGCGGTCAACGGCCCGGCCATCGGGGCCGGCTGTCACTTCGCGCTCGCCTGTGACGTCCGCTACGTCGCGCCCGACGCCTACTTCACCGAGGGCACCGTCACCGTCGGGCTGGTGCCCAGCGACGGCGGCGCGTGGCTGCTCCCGAAGCTCATCGGCGAGTCGAAGGCCCGCGAGTACCTGCTGACGGGCGAGAAAATCACGCCCGAGGACGCCGAGGACCTGGGACTGGTCAGCGGCGTCGCCGAAGACGTCGTCGGGGCGGCGCGGGAGTTCGCCGAGACGGTGACCGACAAGCCGGCCGTGGCCGTCCAGCGGACGAACCGGCTCGTCGGCGCCGGCACGTCGTTCGCGGACCACTGCGAGCGGGCAATCGACTACCAGTGGGAGTGCGTCAACGACCCCGAACACGAGGAGGCGGTCGCGGCGATGCAGGAGGGCCGCGACCCCGAGTACGAACGGTAG
- a CDS encoding IS5 family transposase, with amino-acid sequence MSKISRFTTKVVTLAKNAVGGRGEVAAPEGGGGFADYAVVSLHCLRVYLEKSYREALDLLSEMPHILGEIGLEPADLPHHSTLVKWFDRIKMALWRVLLRLSAQEHEPSGHAAIDATFFDRENASKHYCRRTNYRVQTLKTTALVDTETQAILDVHCTTEKRHDTQLGWQVARRNAGDLASLAADKGYDWMDLREKLREEDVRPLIKHREFRPIDHAHNARIDGPRYRQRAMCETVFSTLKRTLGDAVRARTWYGEFRELVLMCAVYNIKQAVKQ; translated from the coding sequence ATGTCGAAGATTTCCCGCTTCACGACGAAGGTCGTGACGTTAGCCAAAAATGCTGTTGGTGGCAGAGGCGAAGTCGCCGCCCCCGAGGGGGGTGGCGGCTTCGCCGACTACGCTGTCGTTTCGCTGCATTGTCTCCGGGTTTACCTGGAGAAGTCTTACCGAGAGGCGTTGGATTTGCTGAGCGAGATGCCACATATTCTCGGGGAGATCGGCCTCGAACCGGCCGATCTCCCGCACCACTCGACGCTAGTGAAGTGGTTTGATAGGATCAAGATGGCACTCTGGCGAGTGCTCCTGCGTCTCTCAGCGCAGGAGCACGAGCCATCCGGTCACGCCGCTATCGATGCGACGTTCTTTGACCGCGAAAACGCGAGCAAGCACTACTGCCGCCGGACGAATTACCGCGTTCAGACACTCAAAACAACTGCTCTCGTCGATACAGAAACTCAAGCCATTCTGGACGTGCACTGTACGACCGAGAAACGCCACGATACACAGCTCGGCTGGCAGGTCGCCCGCCGCAACGCGGGCGACCTTGCCAGCCTCGCTGCCGACAAAGGCTACGATTGGATGGACTTACGCGAAAAACTCCGCGAAGAGGACGTGAGACCGCTAATCAAACACCGGGAGTTCCGGCCCATCGACCACGCGCACAACGCGCGGATCGATGGGCCTCGCTACCGGCAACGAGCGATGTGTGAAACCGTCTTCTCGACGCTCAAGCGCACGCTCGGCGACGCCGTGCGTGCGCGAACTTGGTACGGCGAATTCCGAGAACTCGTCCTGATGTGTGCAGTTTACAACATCAAGCAAGCAGTGAAACAGTGA
- a CDS encoding MFS transporter produces MSRVSAKRIRRADALILTSLLWFMALFLRYVLPPLFGTFQIQYDVSRAELGLAYSALMIAYSTMQFPAGWLADRLGMVKVIVGGAAVFGTAALLISLSLSWYGLVAGLVLVGVGTGGHKTVSLPLLSNRYPSSPGRTLGLMDMVGQFGGVAGPAAVVAIGMLGADWRILFLLSAGVIFLLAGVFFGQHYWGLWENRTTVSSGATETTASDGDNPGKEARDNDNRDDSDDSYVMLFVEPRFTVFIAATVLIAFCWNGATAFMPLYLTDSAGLSPNLANGLYGLLFAASLAQPVLGALSDRVGQLRVMAVTIAASGLAIGGLLVVVNPVVVGLCVLGLGTGMHGYRPVRDAYLTKLIPDAVAGGTFGVVRTIMIVSGSIAPFVVGLLIDFASYTVAFAVLTASVFAAVALFLGLLVAS; encoded by the coding sequence ATGAGTCGTGTCTCTGCCAAGCGGATTCGAAGAGCAGACGCGCTGATACTCACGTCGCTGTTGTGGTTCATGGCGCTGTTTCTCCGGTACGTCCTCCCGCCGCTCTTTGGCACCTTTCAGATTCAATACGACGTGTCGCGGGCCGAACTGGGACTGGCTTATAGCGCCCTGATGATAGCCTACTCAACGATGCAGTTTCCCGCCGGATGGCTAGCCGACCGACTCGGAATGGTGAAAGTCATCGTCGGTGGCGCGGCGGTGTTCGGGACTGCCGCGCTTCTCATCTCCCTATCGCTGTCGTGGTACGGACTGGTCGCCGGTCTCGTCCTCGTTGGCGTCGGCACCGGCGGCCACAAGACCGTCTCGCTCCCGCTTCTCTCGAACCGGTATCCCAGTTCACCCGGACGGACGCTCGGCCTGATGGACATGGTCGGACAGTTCGGCGGCGTCGCCGGGCCGGCGGCGGTCGTCGCCATCGGGATGCTCGGCGCCGACTGGCGCATCCTGTTCCTGCTCTCGGCTGGCGTCATCTTCCTGCTCGCGGGCGTTTTCTTCGGCCAACACTACTGGGGACTGTGGGAGAACCGCACGACAGTATCTTCCGGGGCAACAGAGACCACAGCAAGTGACGGCGACAACCCGGGCAAAGAGGCCCGCGACAACGACAACAGAGATGATAGCGACGACTCGTATGTCATGCTGTTTGTCGAGCCGCGATTCACCGTCTTCATCGCCGCGACAGTGCTCATCGCGTTCTGTTGGAACGGCGCGACCGCGTTCATGCCGCTGTATCTCACCGACTCCGCCGGCCTGTCCCCGAACCTCGCAAACGGCCTGTACGGGCTCCTGTTCGCGGCCAGTCTCGCCCAACCCGTCCTCGGAGCACTCAGCGACAGGGTCGGCCAGTTGCGCGTGATGGCGGTCACAATTGCGGCCTCCGGTCTCGCCATCGGCGGCTTGCTCGTGGTCGTGAACCCGGTCGTCGTTGGCCTCTGTGTGCTCGGCCTCGGCACAGGTATGCACGGCTACCGGCCAGTCCGTGACGCTTATCTCACGAAACTCATTCCCGACGCCGTCGCGGGCGGAACCTTCGGCGTCGTCCGAACGATAATGATTGTCAGCGGCAGCATCGCGCCGTTTGTCGTCGGCCTGCTCATCGATTTCGCGTCGTACACCGTCGCTTTCGCCGTGCTCACGGCTTCGGTGTTCGCCGCCGTCGCACTCTTTCTCGGGTTGTTGGTGGCCTCGTGA
- a CDS encoding MBL fold metallo-hydrolase, protein MDAEYQGLTFSRPGHATVRIETDDGTVIYIDPWSEVIDGAPGDADVVFSTHDDRDHYDSDAIEAVSSPETTVAVFEDIDASALDVEVVSLAPESETTVAGIGVRTVPAYNRADGPHLRPNGDPFHPKGTVIGLVLTIDGTTLYYPSDTDALVELEAIEADVVLPPIGGMATMDQHEAATLVRQIGPALALPLHYNTPQIDGLDADPEEFKKVVEADSDIEVVLF, encoded by the coding sequence ATGGACGCGGAATATCAAGGACTGACGTTCAGCCGGCCGGGACACGCGACAGTCCGTATCGAAACTGACGACGGTACCGTCATCTACATCGACCCGTGGTCAGAAGTCATCGACGGCGCACCGGGCGACGCCGATGTCGTCTTCAGCACTCACGACGACCGTGACCACTACGACTCCGACGCGATCGAGGCAGTCTCGTCACCGGAAACGACCGTCGCCGTCTTCGAAGACATCGACGCGAGCGCGCTCGATGTGGAGGTGGTCAGCTTGGCTCCGGAGAGCGAGACAACTGTCGCCGGTATCGGCGTGCGAACGGTCCCTGCCTACAACCGTGCAGACGGCCCGCATCTTCGGCCGAACGGCGACCCGTTCCACCCGAAAGGAACCGTTATCGGACTCGTCCTCACCATCGACGGGACGACCCTGTACTACCCGAGCGACACCGACGCACTGGTCGAACTCGAAGCCATCGAAGCGGACGTGGTACTCCCGCCAATCGGCGGGATGGCGACGATGGACCAACACGAGGCCGCTACCCTCGTCCGGCAGATTGGGCCGGCCCTCGCCTTGCCGCTTCACTACAACACGCCACAAATCGACGGCCTCGACGCCGACCCCGAGGAGTTCAAGAAGGTCGTCGAAGCAGACAGCGACATCGAGGTGGTGCTGTTCTGA
- a CDS encoding MFS transporter produces MSQSIEQESLFTGYTGHLFLTFSLGWLLIQVGMQLLPPLLPQIIADLSITPAEAGIALTLQWLAYALLQFPGGRLSDQLSRKTLLVGGSVLIVAGLLVLTRAVAYSVFLVGVTVVGLGAGLFTTPARALVSDLFVERRGQAVGLHVAAGDIGTVLAAGVAVVALAVAPWQWSFLPVALALALVTVVVHILSRESYVIDGVAFDVRGAGRRLYADSYLMQILVAYALFTFVWQSVAGFLPTYLTAEKGMSLGLASAAFAVYFGVGILAKPLAGLLADRIDRATVATGGLGLASGGLGVMLFAGRTAVIFVGVSIFAIGFSMFSPVIQAYLMDLIADGTMGSDLGAARSFAIGLGAVGPTYVGIVASFSDYSWAFGGLFVCLLASVALLHYSPATAE; encoded by the coding sequence GTGAGTCAATCTATCGAGCAGGAGAGTCTCTTTACCGGGTACACCGGCCACCTGTTTCTGACGTTCTCGCTCGGGTGGTTGCTCATCCAAGTCGGGATGCAACTGCTCCCGCCGCTGCTACCCCAAATTATTGCGGACCTCTCGATTACGCCAGCTGAGGCGGGGATTGCGCTGACGCTCCAGTGGCTGGCCTACGCGCTCTTGCAGTTTCCCGGCGGTCGCCTCTCCGACCAACTCTCCCGGAAGACGCTGTTGGTTGGTGGCTCGGTACTCATCGTCGCCGGGTTGTTGGTGCTCACCAGAGCGGTCGCGTACTCGGTGTTTCTCGTCGGCGTCACTGTCGTCGGACTCGGCGCTGGCCTGTTCACGACGCCCGCTCGCGCACTCGTCTCGGACCTGTTCGTCGAGCGTCGCGGACAGGCGGTCGGTCTCCACGTCGCCGCCGGCGATATCGGTACGGTGCTTGCCGCCGGTGTAGCCGTCGTTGCCCTCGCCGTCGCGCCGTGGCAGTGGTCCTTTCTCCCTGTCGCGCTGGCGCTGGCGCTCGTCACCGTCGTTGTCCACATCCTGAGTCGGGAGTCCTACGTCATCGACGGGGTCGCGTTCGACGTTCGGGGTGCCGGTCGCCGGCTGTACGCCGATAGCTATCTCATGCAGATTCTCGTCGCCTACGCGCTCTTTACCTTCGTCTGGCAGAGCGTCGCTGGCTTTCTGCCCACGTATCTGACGGCGGAGAAAGGGATGTCACTCGGCCTCGCAAGCGCGGCGTTTGCGGTGTATTTCGGTGTGGGCATCTTGGCGAAACCGCTGGCCGGGCTGTTGGCGGACAGAATCGACCGCGCAACTGTCGCCACGGGCGGACTTGGTCTCGCCAGTGGCGGACTGGGAGTGATGCTGTTCGCTGGTCGGACCGCCGTCATCTTCGTCGGCGTCTCCATCTTCGCCATCGGCTTCTCGATGTTCTCGCCGGTCATACAGGCCTACCTGATGGACCTCATCGCTGACGGGACGATGGGGAGTGACCTCGGCGCGGCGCGGTCCTTTGCTATCGGCCTCGGCGCTGTTGGCCCGACCTATGTGGGCATCGTTGCCTCGTTCAGCGACTACTCGTGGGCATTCGGCGGACTGTTCGTCTGTTTACTGGCAAGTGTCGCCTTGCTCCACTACAGTCCAGCAACGGCCGAGTAG
- a CDS encoding CaiB/BaiF CoA transferase family protein — MDAPTEKPLSGVTVIDASSYVTGGFATTILANQGAEVIKVERIGTGDPSRGSGPPFVEGESAYFMTYNYGKKSIELDLKSEEGQAVVHDLVKTADIFVENFRPGTAEKLNVGYETLSELNDELVYCSISGFGETSPWRHRSALDVQMQGLTGIMSVTGEAGRDPVKVGIPITDLFTAMWASVGILSAFYRQERDGSGDRVELAMYDSILPLLTKQASRVFEGETPERLGTRDPVLAPYQAFETKDGYIVIGAGTQDLWEDLCAALDREDLLEDERFATNEGRVEHSKELQAEIESVLADKTVEEWTEILVEEYRIPAGSVREVADALDNDHVEAREMIKHLDHDAIGEYPLVDHPINYEYRDHGFERHAPVLGAHTDDVLESLGYTEDEITALRTEDVIGDNS; from the coding sequence ATGGATGCACCAACGGAAAAACCGCTGTCAGGTGTTACCGTCATCGACGCCTCGTCGTACGTGACTGGTGGTTTTGCTACGACGATTCTCGCAAACCAAGGTGCCGAAGTGATCAAAGTCGAACGAATCGGGACAGGTGATCCCAGCCGTGGGTCCGGCCCGCCGTTCGTCGAAGGCGAGTCGGCGTACTTCATGACTTACAATTATGGGAAGAAAAGTATCGAGCTTGATTTGAAATCCGAAGAGGGCCAGGCAGTGGTTCACGACCTGGTCAAGACGGCAGACATCTTCGTCGAGAACTTCCGACCCGGGACTGCTGAGAAATTGAACGTCGGATACGAGACGTTGAGTGAACTCAACGACGAACTTGTTTACTGTTCGATCAGTGGGTTCGGAGAAACCAGCCCGTGGCGCCACCGCTCGGCCCTTGACGTGCAAATGCAGGGGTTGACCGGCATCATGAGCGTCACGGGAGAAGCCGGGCGAGATCCGGTCAAGGTTGGGATTCCAATTACGGATCTCTTTACAGCGATGTGGGCGAGCGTTGGCATCCTTTCGGCGTTTTATCGCCAAGAACGGGACGGCTCGGGCGATAGGGTCGAACTCGCGATGTACGACTCCATCCTGCCCTTGCTGACAAAACAGGCCTCTCGCGTCTTCGAGGGTGAAACACCGGAGCGACTGGGGACACGGGACCCGGTTCTTGCCCCGTATCAGGCGTTCGAGACGAAAGACGGATATATAGTTATTGGCGCCGGGACCCAAGACCTCTGGGAAGACCTGTGTGCTGCGTTAGATCGGGAAGATCTCCTCGAAGACGAACGATTTGCGACAAACGAGGGCCGCGTTGAACACAGTAAGGAACTGCAGGCGGAGATAGAATCAGTCCTTGCCGACAAAACGGTAGAAGAATGGACGGAGATACTGGTCGAAGAGTACCGCATTCCTGCGGGTTCAGTTCGAGAAGTTGCAGACGCTCTCGATAACGACCACGTAGAAGCACGGGAGATGATTAAACATCTCGATCACGACGCTATCGGGGAGTATCCGCTCGTTGACCATCCGATTAATTACGAATACAGGGACCACGGATTCGAACGTCATGCACCTGTTCTAGGCGCTCATACCGACGACGTACTCGAATCACTCGGCTACACTGAGGACGAAATTACCGCGCTTCGCACCGAGGACGTAATCGGGGACAACTCTTAG
- a CDS encoding RraA family protein — MAMSTILNILRPVDRLMSHYDDVKACDKIDDTVKEFYDVRNADVVQALNSLDFYNDGICDGGITPIVRGHEIRGRALTVKIMPKNDKKPNYQGRSLSDAEDGAEETNPMNQNKGWKEDFGNVLHEYLDITQPGDVICVDMEGEAYQLGGDHLSLKSLLRGAVGMVVDGGMRDAFGIREVNFPVWTRHIAQKEPVQEMELVAINEPISLGGTKVQPGDLICCDDDGVIAVPKQHEDEVLDAAKGGYEMDVSLRKQKMNFLREEGVDIDIDFTPPSQRREVPANLSGVSEEVWEEVLQRTEEDY; from the coding sequence ATGGCGATGAGCACAATATTGAATATACTGCGCCCTGTGGATAGACTCATGAGTCACTATGATGATGTAAAAGCGTGTGACAAGATAGACGACACTGTCAAGGAATTTTACGACGTCCGCAATGCCGACGTTGTTCAGGCTTTGAATTCGCTTGACTTTTATAACGATGGCATCTGTGATGGGGGAATAACGCCAATCGTGCGTGGACACGAAATTCGTGGCCGGGCACTGACGGTCAAAATCATGCCGAAGAATGATAAGAAACCCAACTACCAGGGAAGGTCTCTGTCAGATGCCGAAGATGGTGCTGAGGAAACGAACCCCATGAACCAAAACAAGGGGTGGAAAGAGGACTTTGGGAATGTCTTGCATGAGTACTTGGACATCACTCAACCGGGCGATGTCATCTGCGTAGATATGGAGGGCGAAGCATACCAACTCGGTGGAGACCATCTGTCGCTCAAAAGTCTCCTCAGGGGTGCTGTCGGCATGGTGGTTGACGGCGGAATGCGAGACGCGTTCGGGATTCGGGAAGTAAACTTCCCCGTGTGGACGCGTCATATCGCACAAAAAGAACCCGTCCAAGAGATGGAATTAGTGGCGATCAACGAACCCATCAGCCTCGGTGGTACCAAAGTGCAACCCGGCGACCTCATCTGCTGTGACGATGATGGCGTCATCGCAGTGCCGAAACAACACGAAGACGAAGTGCTTGATGCGGCTAAAGGCGGCTACGAAATGGACGTTTCACTTCGAAAGCAAAAGATGAACTTCCTCCGTGAGGAGGGTGTGGATATCGACATTGATTTCACGCCGCCATCCCAGCGGCGGGAGGTGCCAGCGAACCTCAGCGGCGTATCTGAGGAGGTTTGGGAGGAAGTACTTCAGCGAACGGAAGAGGACTACTAA
- a CDS encoding alpha/beta fold hydrolase: protein MFEDFDTRVVETSDAEIHLRLGGDGPPLVLVHGYPQTHVAWHAVAPALAEQFSVVVPDLRGYGDSIGPDEPTTADYSNRAMGRDIVELMGRLGYDRFGLAGHDRGGRVAYRLALDHPDRVDRLAVLDMVPNVEKLDRFTPEMAEAAFHWFLLAQPSPLPERLIGNDPAFFIDTMFERWAGDGVLSPDAIAEYRRCFCEDDTIRAICADYRAGLSLDVEHDRQDREQGRQIACPVLSLWGTDGKSDLRPVWERWADDVTGAGIDSGHFIMEEAPEETRRHLADFFG from the coding sequence ATGTTCGAAGACTTCGACACGCGTGTCGTCGAGACGAGCGACGCCGAGATACACCTTCGGCTCGGCGGCGACGGGCCGCCGCTGGTCCTCGTCCACGGCTACCCCCAAACACACGTCGCGTGGCACGCAGTCGCGCCGGCACTGGCCGAGCAGTTCTCCGTCGTCGTCCCCGACCTCCGAGGGTACGGCGACAGCATCGGCCCCGACGAGCCGACGACCGCCGATTACTCGAACCGCGCGATGGGCCGGGACATCGTCGAACTGATGGGGCGACTGGGCTACGACCGATTCGGCCTGGCCGGCCACGACCGAGGCGGGCGCGTCGCATACCGCCTCGCCCTCGACCACCCCGACCGCGTTGACCGACTCGCCGTCTTGGACATGGTGCCGAACGTCGAGAAACTCGACCGATTCACGCCCGAGATGGCCGAAGCCGCCTTCCACTGGTTTCTCTTAGCGCAGCCCTCGCCGCTCCCGGAACGACTCATCGGCAACGACCCGGCATTTTTCATCGACACGATGTTCGAGCGCTGGGCCGGCGACGGAGTACTCTCCCCGGACGCGATAGCGGAGTACCGACGGTGTTTCTGCGAGGACGACACCATCCGCGCAATCTGTGCGGACTACCGTGCCGGCCTCAGCCTCGACGTGGAACACGACCGGCAGGACCGCGAGCAGGGCCGACAGATAGCGTGTCCCGTGTTGTCCCTGTGGGGTACGGACGGGAAGTCCGACCTCCGCCCCGTCTGGGAGCGCTGGGCCGACGACGTGACCGGTGCGGGCATCGACTCCGGCCATTTCATCATGGAGGAAGCCCCCGAGGAAACCCGACGCCACCTCGCTGACTTTTTCGGGTAG